Part of the Tamandua tetradactyla isolate mTamTet1 chromosome X, mTamTet1.pri, whole genome shotgun sequence genome, TTAGGCTTCCAAAGAGTCACCAACCCCTTGTGGCTGAATCCTTTCACTTAAAAGATATCAGCTCTTAAATATTCTCAAGTATATTATCAACTTGAGCGAAAGCTGCCTTCCATTTAGGGCCCAGCTGAACCTCAGgctattaaattaattaaaaattgaatCTAGGCAAAGAGGACATGAGTATctaaataagagaaaatgaagagtgaataaagaggtggggggcatgggagagaagggaagagttGGGTCTCTGtattccaaaaacaataaaacctttTGTATAATCTTCATTTTGAGATTTAATAGCTTGAAAATTGCTCACTGTTGTTGCTTTCATGATTCTCAGTCCTTACTGGTTCCCTAGAAATTTCCCAATTCAAAGACTGATGGTTCAAAGGTCATACTAGTGGCCTCTTCCTTTAGCTTTAGGGGGGAATATTTTGAAACTAAGTATGTAGGGATAGATAACAGTGTAAATATGATAAGAAAAAATGACTCAGGTCTAAAGagctcattttactttttaagttattttgtGACATACTTTAATTATGTCAAGTTTAATTATGTTAagtttaatttgaaataaatgagatgcacattctctctctttttttctctccctcccctccttctccctcccttccttcctccctcagaGTAATAGATTTGAAACAACTTTGTATCATTCTATATAGTTTTTGTGGTTCCCTAATATGGATGCAACAGGAAAATGttcttaagaaaaaggaaaagcacatAATATGAGTGCACATCTGTAACCAGAATCATTGCTTCCCCTGCACTTCAATTCTTACTGTCTTCATCCACCTAATAGAACCAAAAACAGGCCAAAGCACTAAATTGACACAGTATCCTATGTTTTCTGATGATAGCGATAatacttttgttttaaattttcatactcCAAATTTTCTATACTTTCAGGACCAAGAATCAAGAGCAAGTAGCCAATTCATCCAAATCACTCAGTGAAACCAAGACCACAAGTCTGTGCAGTCCATGCAGTCCAGAAAAACAACCCCTGTTACCCAGTGTAGACAAGTTATATGGACTACCAAGACCAAAAAAGTCACCCATACTATCCAGTACAAAAAAATTAATCAGGCAGACAAGTACAGAAAAGTCTTCCAAACCATCCAGCACAGAAAAGTTAATCAGAACACCCAGTCCAGAAAAATCATCCATACCATCCAGTACAGAGAAACTGATCAAGCCATCAAATCCAAAAAAGCCGTCCTTACCATCCAGTGCAGAAAAGTTAACCAGAACACCCAGTCCAGAAAAGTCATCCATACCATCCAGTACAAAGAAACTGATCAAGCCATCAAATCCAAAAAAGCCGTCCTTACCATCCAGTGCAGAAAAGTTAATTAGACCATCAAGTCCAGAAAAGGTATTCAGGTCAGAAATGTCATCTAGGTCAACCAATcgagaaaagaaatataagctAGCCAGTCAAGTCAGTTCACCCTATTCACATAAGCCAGTCAGGCCACCTTGGCAAGCTAATCCACAATATCCAGCCAGGCCAGCCAAGCCACCTTGTGTTCCCTctccacaaaataaaaaatttccacccaAGTCATCTAGTCCAGAGAAACTGCCCAAGCCACCCAGACATCCTCATCCCAAAAGACGAGGTAATAGGAACAGAACAGTCATGCCACGCAGTCGTCAATTAATCAAGACCTGTCCACGCTACGGGGAAAGATGCCTTGTTTGCAACACTTCTGATGAGACTTTGGTAGGTAATATCGCTGAGCCCAAGGTGCAAATTGCTCAGACCCCACCATCTTCAAGAGAAGT contains:
- the CXHXorf66 gene encoding uncharacterized protein CXorf66 homolog — translated: MDMSPFIYVLLLSIWINIFFDINQTNVSSTTGAKLQSMETKMDSFRRHLFIIIIGFMIISFVFTCFCFLRYNCKSEDALKGVGMTKNQEQVANSSKSLSETKTTSLCSPCSPEKQPLLPSVDKLYGLPRPKKSPILSSTKKLIRQTSTEKSSKPSSTEKLIRTPSPEKSSIPSSTEKLIKPSNPKKPSLPSSAEKLTRTPSPEKSSIPSSTKKLIKPSNPKKPSLPSSAEKLIRPSSPEKVFRSEMSSRSTNREKKYKLASQVSSPYSHKPVRPPWQANPQYPARPAKPPCVPSPQNKKFPPKSSSPEKLPKPPRHPHPKRRGNRNRTVMPRSRQLIKTCPRYGERCLVCNTSDETLVGNIAEPKVQIAQTPPSSREVKSYSRSCRKTVSMDKEYYVSNYVSDSDLMTCDSDDDSDREITIICNRRRNYLLPVGIQDN